From Pseudovibrio sp. Tun.PSC04-5.I4, a single genomic window includes:
- a CDS encoding ATP-binding protein, whose amino-acid sequence MIVDFSVKNFCSIKSEQILNLNVEQGRERLASNYANLEDGKLAVVRTAAILGPNASGKSNFLRALTGLSWMVEHSGERKADQQIPCYEPFALSPEKRNEPVEFDIEFIVPSGLRYRYKISYINDRVLTESLVSYPKRFQAVIFDRKEHDTWETIKFGNAYKGGARRFPFFANNSYLSKAGNNASAPEIIREIYDYFRKMHVIKPNHHLMTPGYHKKTENLEAIASLISSADTGIENITLEKREKTNEIRFPDDMPEDLQEAIREQNKTKFSFWHKSENGSLVAFDEEAESDGTIRLFEMLPIILDALTQGGVVLIDEIDAHLHSHLIRTVVDLFHDDEINSEGAQLIFSTHDLGILSSEIMRREQIWLTNKHDGQTSITCLDEFDKKLVRPNSPFHSFYNDGRLGATPRIQFEKIRNAITCLKRTKKSQPVNKNA is encoded by the coding sequence ATGATTGTCGACTTCTCAGTTAAGAACTTTTGCTCCATCAAAAGCGAACAAATCTTAAATCTAAACGTAGAGCAAGGTCGCGAACGCTTAGCTTCCAATTACGCTAACCTTGAAGATGGAAAACTCGCGGTCGTTCGCACCGCAGCAATTCTTGGCCCTAATGCATCTGGAAAATCAAATTTTCTGAGAGCCCTTACGGGACTTAGCTGGATGGTTGAGCATTCTGGAGAGCGTAAGGCAGACCAACAAATTCCGTGTTATGAGCCCTTTGCTCTTTCACCTGAAAAGAGAAATGAACCAGTCGAGTTCGACATTGAATTCATCGTACCATCTGGATTACGGTACCGATATAAAATTTCATACATCAATGATCGTGTTCTTACCGAGTCGTTAGTCAGTTACCCTAAGCGCTTTCAAGCAGTAATATTCGACCGCAAAGAGCACGACACTTGGGAGACTATTAAATTCGGAAACGCTTACAAAGGCGGTGCTAGGAGATTCCCTTTCTTCGCAAATAATAGCTATCTTTCAAAGGCTGGAAACAATGCATCTGCTCCTGAAATTATTCGGGAAATTTATGATTACTTTCGAAAAATGCATGTGATCAAGCCCAATCATCATCTTATGACACCCGGTTATCATAAGAAAACCGAAAACCTGGAAGCTATTGCATCTCTGATTTCATCTGCAGATACGGGTATTGAAAATATTACCCTCGAAAAAAGGGAAAAAACGAATGAAATTCGTTTCCCTGATGACATGCCAGAGGATCTGCAGGAAGCAATTAGAGAACAGAATAAAACAAAATTCTCATTTTGGCATAAATCAGAGAATGGCTCGTTAGTTGCTTTCGATGAGGAAGCCGAATCTGATGGAACAATTCGATTGTTCGAGATGTTGCCAATAATTCTAGATGCACTAACACAAGGTGGAGTGGTTCTGATTGATGAAATCGATGCCCATCTTCATTCTCATCTAATCAGGACAGTCGTTGACTTGTTCCATGACGATGAAATAAACTCTGAAGGTGCGCAGCTAATTTTTAGTACTCATGATTTAGGAATCCTTTCATCAGAAATCATGCGCCGCGAGCAAATTTGGTTAACTAACAAACACGACGGTCAGACAAGCATTACTTGTTTGGATGAATTTGATAAAAAATTGGTTCGTCCCAATAGCCCGTTCCATTCGTTTTACAACGATGGCAGACTGGGAGCTACGCCGAGAATCCAATTTGAAAAAATTCGCAATGCAATTACTTGTTTAAAAAGAACAAAAAAATCACAACCGGTTAATAAAAATGCCTAA
- a CDS encoding transposase translates to MSKVKQVRRTWTREEKLSIISEIGVDGASVLDISRQHNIDRYLLRRWLKHFSSAESADIERQSVFVPVVVAAPDPAPVHPVCIEVGLSTGRSLRLSSDLSDTQIQRFIVLVETA, encoded by the coding sequence TTGTCTAAAGTTAAGCAGGTGCGGCGCACGTGGACGCGTGAAGAGAAGCTGTCGATTATCTCTGAGATTGGGGTTGATGGTGCCTCTGTTCTTGATATTTCCCGCCAACACAACATTGATCGTTATCTACTGAGGCGTTGGCTCAAGCATTTTAGCAGTGCTGAAAGTGCTGATATTGAGCGCCAGTCAGTCTTTGTGCCAGTTGTGGTTGCTGCCCCGGATCCTGCTCCAGTACATCCTGTTTGTATTGAAGTTGGTTTGAGCACAGGACGCAGCTTGAGGCTTTCCAGCGATCTGAGCGATACACAGATCCAGCGCTTCATTGTCTTGGTGGAAACGGCATGA
- the tnpB gene encoding IS66 family insertion sequence element accessory protein TnpB (TnpB, as the term is used for proteins encoded by IS66 family insertion elements, is considered an accessory protein, since TnpC, encoded by a neighboring gene, is a DDE family transposase.), with product MIGPGTGVRVYLACGVTDMRKGISGLAALAETELRQRPANGAVFAFRGRRGDRVKLLYWDGQGFCLYYKVLGAPRTWFRPGRLCLEF from the coding sequence ATGATTGGGCCGGGAACAGGCGTGCGAGTGTATCTGGCCTGCGGAGTGACCGACATGCGCAAGGGGATTTCTGGCTTAGCCGCACTGGCGGAAACAGAATTGCGTCAGCGCCCGGCAAATGGAGCGGTGTTTGCATTCCGAGGTCGGCGCGGAGATCGGGTCAAACTGCTTTATTGGGATGGTCAGGGCTTTTGCCTTTATTACAAGGTGTTGGGTGCGCCTCGAACCTGGTTTCGACCGGGGCGCTTATGTTTGGAATTCTAG
- a CDS encoding SprT family zinc-dependent metalloprotease — protein sequence MTASDPAPRILIYGTERIPYVVQVRKDGKSKLAIHVEPDGQVIVEAPQDASQESIDAAVKRRGRWVFEHVKAAQKRLEHVREREYVSGETAFYLGRRYKIRVIEVPKAERGVKLLRGAIEVRSENLDPQAIRGRLRGWYKVRAQVYLGKRLELVGDKLPWISERPRFHFMETEKRWGGCSDDGSVQLNPFLIKAPRDCINYVLLHELCHHKEHNHSPAFYALLDQYDQNWKSTKRKLDDMAELLLNE from the coding sequence GTGACAGCTTCTGATCCGGCCCCGCGTATTCTCATCTATGGGACAGAGCGGATCCCTTATGTGGTTCAGGTCCGTAAGGATGGCAAGAGCAAGCTGGCGATCCACGTTGAACCGGATGGGCAGGTGATTGTAGAAGCGCCTCAAGATGCTTCTCAGGAATCCATAGATGCCGCTGTGAAGCGGCGGGGGCGTTGGGTGTTTGAACATGTAAAAGCTGCTCAGAAACGCTTAGAACACGTTCGTGAGCGGGAGTATGTGAGCGGGGAAACTGCGTTCTATCTGGGGCGTAGGTACAAGATCAGGGTGATTGAGGTCCCCAAGGCAGAGCGAGGCGTCAAGCTGCTACGTGGTGCCATCGAAGTGCGTAGCGAGAACCTAGACCCACAAGCCATCCGAGGGCGATTACGGGGATGGTACAAGGTTCGCGCTCAGGTCTATCTCGGTAAGCGCCTAGAGCTGGTTGGCGACAAACTCCCATGGATCTCTGAGCGTCCACGCTTCCACTTCATGGAGACAGAAAAGCGCTGGGGAGGCTGTTCAGACGATGGCTCAGTGCAGCTCAATCCGTTTCTTATAAAGGCACCAAGAGACTGCATCAACTACGTCCTGCTGCACGAGCTATGCCACCACAAAGAGCATAATCACAGCCCAGCATTCTACGCGTTACTTGACCAGTACGACCAGAATTGGAAGTCTACCAAGCGCAAATTGGATGACATGGCAGAGCTCTTGTTGAATGAGTGA
- a CDS encoding HsdR family type I site-specific deoxyribonuclease — protein MTTVQFESRPDTREDAASKIPALALMMNMGWAYIGPEECTARRGSLRSVLLEDTIRKRLNTYRTADGSTLSSSAKQQVLKALKSLGLTEGLLAANETLYKHLLYGITVSEVRDGKKLSITVPLVDWENLGANSFEVTTEMSVEREAMTQTYRPDIVGFLNGIPVVIIEAKRPIGGCEDKMVEEGISQHLRNQQSDGILSLYAYAQLLFSIADTAGRYGTTNTPKKFWSAWREDEVQDAEIHTIKNRRLSSSDHAALLRDADGKTKDHFAQLWALDVCVTEQDRLLVGLTRPDRLLDFLRYFILFDRKAGKIAARYQQVFGVKSMLETVKTRKPEGGREGGVIWHTTGSGKSYTMVLLCRALLLNPETDNCRVIVITDRTDLEKQLAATFLSGGAFGSNIGAKKDGAKARAGSGKELAMKIGKGNERIIFTLLQKFNSAAKLPECKNDSDNLIVLIDEGHRSQGGENHERMRLALPNAAYLAFTGTPLLKQDKTRGKFGKILHAYTMQRAVEDGTVTPLLYEERRPEVDINDEAVDNQVEEITEGMTEAQAADFKKKNANKGAIYQSERRIALIARDLSKHFSDNFKDLGMKGQLATDSKLSAIRYKRELDKIGKITSAIVISPPDTREGHDDANAANAPEVQQWWKENVTGDPETYENGVIEDFSTKGAPHILIVVDKLLTGFDEPKNAVLYIDKNIKEHNLLQAIARVNRLHEDKQFGYLVDYRGILGELDTSLQNYQELEAETVQGYDPEDLAGTYANVDTEYKKLPKLHKEVWAFFSGVKNKQDRQAFRQVLVPRFVDDEAGVSYDQSQKTREDFYAALTSFGMCLKVALSTSSFFKDPAFTEAKIATYKMDLKFFTEIRKQARLDAQETVDYSAYEKQIRDLVDREVTGVKIYDPEGIIDVNKMGATGDASDDPADWSDEKAKNEADTITSRVRKSIEEDLIEDPYAQAVFSELLRKAIDEANANFEHPHLQYDLFKDLEEQVKAGAAPDIPEAIKGNKHQRAYYGVFKQAVETGDMEDKGEEHFVKEALFVDGLVNEAVAANSLSHEAIYQQINQRLLPHFFSQYGGLEGAKKLIEQIIEKTRKGVSRDSF, from the coding sequence ATGACCACTGTCCAGTTTGAGAGCCGCCCAGACACCCGTGAAGATGCGGCCTCCAAGATCCCCGCGCTTGCCTTGATGATGAATATGGGCTGGGCCTATATCGGGCCAGAGGAGTGCACCGCTCGCCGTGGATCGCTGCGCTCTGTGCTGCTGGAAGACACGATCCGCAAACGCCTCAACACCTACAGGACGGCAGATGGCTCGACTTTAAGCAGCAGCGCAAAACAGCAGGTTCTCAAAGCGCTGAAATCTCTTGGCCTGACAGAAGGGCTGCTTGCCGCCAATGAGACGCTCTACAAGCACCTGCTTTATGGGATCACGGTGAGCGAAGTGCGGGATGGCAAGAAGCTCAGCATCACCGTGCCACTGGTGGACTGGGAAAACCTTGGGGCCAACAGCTTTGAGGTGACCACGGAAATGTCGGTAGAGCGGGAGGCGATGACGCAGACCTACCGCCCGGACATTGTTGGCTTCCTCAATGGTATCCCCGTTGTGATCATTGAGGCCAAGCGTCCCATTGGGGGGTGTGAGGATAAGATGGTAGAAGAAGGCATCAGCCAACACCTGCGCAACCAGCAGAGTGACGGCATTCTCTCGCTCTATGCCTATGCGCAACTGCTGTTTTCTATCGCAGACACTGCCGGGCGTTATGGCACAACCAACACCCCCAAAAAGTTCTGGAGTGCATGGCGGGAGGATGAGGTACAGGATGCGGAAATCCACACCATTAAGAACCGCAGACTCTCGTCTAGCGATCATGCAGCCCTCTTGAGAGACGCTGACGGGAAAACCAAAGACCACTTTGCTCAGCTCTGGGCACTGGATGTTTGTGTAACAGAACAGGACCGGTTGCTGGTTGGTCTGACGCGCCCTGACAGGCTGCTCGACTTTCTGCGTTATTTCATCCTGTTTGATCGCAAGGCCGGTAAAATCGCCGCTCGGTATCAGCAGGTGTTTGGCGTCAAATCCATGTTGGAAACCGTGAAGACCCGCAAGCCTGAAGGCGGGCGCGAGGGCGGTGTGATCTGGCATACAACTGGTTCTGGCAAGTCCTACACCATGGTGTTGCTCTGCCGTGCCCTGCTGCTCAACCCCGAGACCGACAATTGCCGCGTCATCGTCATCACAGACCGTACAGACTTGGAAAAGCAACTCGCTGCCACGTTCCTCTCCGGCGGGGCATTCGGCTCTAACATCGGGGCCAAAAAGGATGGGGCCAAGGCTCGCGCTGGCTCAGGCAAAGAACTGGCGATGAAGATCGGCAAAGGCAACGAGCGCATTATCTTCACCTTGCTGCAAAAATTCAATTCCGCCGCCAAACTGCCAGAATGCAAGAATGACAGCGACAACCTGATTGTTTTGATTGATGAGGGCCACCGCAGCCAAGGCGGCGAAAACCACGAGCGGATGCGTCTGGCGCTGCCCAATGCGGCCTATCTGGCATTCACCGGCACCCCGCTGCTAAAGCAAGACAAAACACGCGGCAAGTTCGGCAAAATCCTCCACGCCTACACCATGCAACGCGCTGTTGAGGATGGGACCGTCACGCCGCTGCTTTATGAAGAGCGCCGCCCTGAGGTGGATATCAACGACGAGGCAGTTGACAATCAGGTCGAGGAAATCACTGAAGGAATGACCGAGGCACAGGCTGCCGATTTCAAGAAGAAGAACGCCAACAAAGGCGCTATTTACCAGTCTGAACGGCGGATTGCGCTGATCGCTCGTGACCTTTCCAAGCACTTCTCCGACAACTTCAAAGACCTTGGCATGAAGGGACAGCTGGCGACCGACAGCAAGCTCTCTGCTATCCGCTATAAGCGTGAACTGGACAAGATCGGGAAGATCACTTCTGCTATCGTGATCTCACCCCCAGATACGCGCGAAGGCCATGATGACGCCAACGCTGCCAATGCACCCGAGGTGCAACAGTGGTGGAAGGAAAACGTCACCGGCGACCCTGAGACCTATGAAAATGGTGTGATCGAAGACTTCAGCACCAAGGGCGCTCCGCATATCCTGATCGTGGTCGACAAGCTGCTGACTGGTTTTGATGAGCCCAAGAACGCCGTGCTCTACATTGACAAGAACATCAAGGAACACAACCTGCTACAGGCCATCGCCCGTGTGAACCGGTTGCACGAGGACAAGCAGTTTGGGTACCTCGTAGACTATCGCGGTATTTTGGGCGAGTTGGACACGTCTTTACAGAACTATCAGGAGCTGGAAGCCGAGACCGTTCAGGGATACGACCCCGAGGACTTGGCTGGCACCTATGCAAACGTTGATACTGAATACAAGAAGCTGCCAAAGCTGCACAAAGAGGTGTGGGCGTTCTTCTCAGGAGTGAAAAACAAGCAGGACCGTCAGGCTTTCCGTCAAGTGCTCGTGCCTCGCTTTGTTGATGATGAAGCTGGTGTCTCTTACGACCAGAGCCAGAAGACCCGTGAGGACTTCTATGCAGCGCTCACCAGCTTCGGCATGTGTCTCAAGGTGGCGCTTTCAACCAGCAGCTTCTTCAAGGACCCGGCTTTCACCGAGGCCAAGATCGCCACCTACAAGATGGACCTGAAGTTTTTCACCGAGATCCGCAAACAAGCCCGTCTGGACGCACAAGAGACCGTGGACTACTCAGCCTATGAGAAGCAGATCCGCGATCTTGTTGACCGTGAAGTGACTGGTGTGAAGATCTATGATCCCGAGGGTATCATCGACGTCAATAAGATGGGCGCAACAGGTGATGCCTCAGATGATCCGGCGGACTGGAGCGACGAGAAGGCCAAGAACGAGGCCGACACGATCACCAGCCGCGTCAGGAAATCCATCGAAGAGGACTTGATAGAAGATCCGTATGCGCAAGCAGTATTCTCGGAGCTTCTGCGCAAGGCCATTGACGAAGCGAACGCGAACTTTGAACACCCGCATCTGCAATACGACCTCTTCAAGGACTTAGAGGAGCAGGTGAAGGCTGGAGCTGCGCCGGATATTCCAGAAGCGATCAAGGGAAACAAGCATCAACGAGCCTACTACGGAGTTTTCAAACAGGCTGTTGAGACTGGTGACATGGAAGACAAAGGCGAAGAGCACTTCGTCAAGGAAGCATTGTTTGTAGATGGGTTGGTCAATGAAGCCGTTGCTGCCAATTCCCTGTCTCATGAAGCTATCTATCAGCAGATCAACCAGAGACTGCTACCTCATTTTTTCTCCCAGTACGGCGGTCTGGAAGGGGCAAAGAAGCTCATTGAACAGATCATCGAAAAGACCCGCAAAGGGGTGAGCCGTGACAGCTTCTGA
- a CDS encoding RloB family protein has translation MQFNLPTKTLPKQLVEVAVNAKNASTSLPGDSFWVVYDREAPAKYRDELHALAEDKAAANHINIALSNVCFECWLLLHLINSAAPYSCHDDLIKNSSFKAEFLRVTGVEYEKSEGALFDKIKHLIPEARKRAKTINASSTAAANPGARPYQINPYFGILDLLNAIDAFNSKYSNRFI, from the coding sequence TTGCAGTTCAATCTACCAACAAAAACACTGCCAAAGCAGTTAGTGGAGGTGGCCGTAAACGCGAAAAATGCTTCGACTTCCTTGCCCGGAGATAGTTTCTGGGTGGTTTACGATCGAGAAGCCCCCGCAAAATATCGCGATGAGTTACACGCCCTTGCAGAAGATAAGGCGGCAGCAAATCACATTAACATCGCCTTGAGCAATGTCTGTTTCGAATGTTGGCTTTTGCTTCATTTAATAAATTCTGCAGCACCTTACTCTTGTCATGACGATCTAATAAAAAATAGCAGTTTCAAAGCTGAATTCTTGAGAGTAACCGGAGTTGAATATGAGAAATCCGAAGGGGCGTTGTTTGACAAGATTAAACACCTTATTCCTGAAGCAAGAAAACGAGCTAAAACTATAAATGCGTCCTCAACTGCGGCTGCAAATCCAGGAGCTAGACCATATCAAATTAATCCATATTTTGGGATTCTGGATTTGCTTAACGCAATTGACGCGTTCAATTCAAAATATTCGAACCGGTTTATTTGA